A region from the Chelmon rostratus isolate fCheRos1 chromosome 6, fCheRos1.pri, whole genome shotgun sequence genome encodes:
- the LOC121607384 gene encoding uncharacterized protein LOC121607384 encodes MEAEEEWNKDLSAHKQLDKKVFCKQNGRIGIVRTLHGLLKTQNTLQIQSITRSECAGSCPNLMMSRSEHTDARPVPVALTPQLPPRAHRPLCMSVSSDSSGRFKALETQEWKNNLKAQMEQAHSAGAASSTGSLERASLFCASASTTASSSGLSSPVEILNKNKSSSRFSLFSPPWNSSSESDSNPPSRSGSKKLRNYSRRAATGPAGARGPDTPEPKPSGPEHFQYSEPVISKVTDYIYVGNLNAAYNGRTLCRNNIDSIIDMSSVPGEPGPSLNLIPCTCSRGARHSWSRLKVDIGDVPDALGDGPALKQRCFEDINECIDASTEKRKRVLVHCRDGFSLAPTCIIQYLMVKQNMRLIAAYELLRSKYPVNIRECHQNVLVSLERALRPGGNVDPECFKQAISRKVAWT; translated from the exons ATGGAAGCCGAGGAAGAGTGGAACAAAGACCTGAGTGCTCACAAACAGCTGGATAAAAAGGTGTTCTGCAAGCAGAATGGAAGGATCG GTATAGTGAGAACTCTCCACGGCCTGTTGAAAACCCAGAACACACTGCAGATTCAGTCCATCACCCGCTCAGAATGTGCTG GCTCCTGTCCAAACCTGATGATGAGTAGGAGCGAGCACACCGATGCGAGGCCCGTCCCCGTGGCCCTAACCCCCCAGCTCCCCCCCAGAGCTCACCGGCCCCTCTGCATGTCGGTCTCCTCCGACAGCAGCGGACGTTTCAAAGCTCTGGAGACGCAGGAGTGGAAGAACAACCTCAAGGCTCAG ATGGAGCAGGCCCACAGTGCAGGAGCTGCCAGCAGCACCGGCTCTCTGGAGCGAGCGTCTCTGTTCTGTGCCTCAGCTTCCACCACAGCATCCAGCTCCGGCCTGTCCAGCCCGGTCGAGATCCTCAACAAGAACAAATCCTCCAGCcgcttctctctcttctctccgccctggaacagcagctctgagtCGGACTCCAACCCTCCGTCCCGCTCGGGCTCCAAGAAGCTGCGCAACTACAGCAGGAGAGCCGCCACGGGTCCAGCTGGCGCCAGGGGCCCCGACACACCTGAACCCAAACCCAGCGGGCCTGAACACTTCCAGTACTCTGAACCCGTCATCTCCAAGGTGACGGACTACATCTATGTCGGCAACCTGAATGCGGCGTACAACGGACGCACCTTATGCCGCAACAATATCGACAGCATCATTGACATGAGCAGTGTACCGGGAGAACCTGGCCCCAGCCTCAACCTCATACCCTGCACCTGCTCCCGTGGTGCCCGCCACAGCTGGTCCCGCCTCAAGGTGGACATCGGAGACGTTCCGGACGCTCTGGGTGACGGCCCGGCCCTGAAGCAGCGCTGCTTCGAGGACATCAACGAATGCATCGATGCCTCCACTGAGAAGAGGAAGCGCGTCTTGGTGCATTGTCGAGACGGTTTCTCTCTGGCCCCGACGTGTATCATCCAGTACCTGATGGTGAAACAGAACATGAGGCTGATAGCTGCCTACGAGCTACTGAGGTCCAAGTACCCGGTCAACATCAGGGAGTGCCACCAAAACGTGCTGGTGAGCCTGGAGAGGGCACTGCGGCCCGGAGGCAACGTCGACCCCGAGTGCTTCAAACAGGCCATCTCACGCAAAGTGGCGTGGACCTGA
- the syt8 gene encoding synaptotagmin VIII, which yields MPSARSPPDSSHPSPNATPSSAPPVTTSLPRTTHPIIVISTTSTYTNTTVNPFAAAATNLFNDLLDKIPLPRWASYTIFVGGGLLILICCLCICIKCCKRGKKKKQQKKKDEKINLNGVNGKTTTALVQPDVVDVGYGSTKQQRGRLLYSLDYNAAQSELTVGIKQADGLKAMDLGGSSDPYVKVYICPDKSRTCETKVFRHTLNPIFNEQFNFPISKSSLLKSTVVMQVFDFNRFSKHNIIGELRVLLCNVDWNHVMEEWKDLAEPAKFEEEILGEICFSLRYVPTAGKLTVVILEAKNLKSMDVGGSSDPYVKVQLALDKRKWKKRKTSIKKKTLNPYYNESFTFDVSFEQIQRVHLVISVWDHDAMTRNDAMGKIFLGCDASGNQLRHWADMLSFPRRPVAQWHNLLSAEQVNSTLTLKKKIPLASKMTF from the exons atgcCTAGCGCCCGTTCACCACCAGATTCCTCCCATCCATCACCTAATGCAACACCTTCAAGTGCCCCACCCGTCACGACCTCCCTGCCGCGGACCACTCACCCCATCATCGTTATCTCCACCACCTCTACCTACACTAACACCACCGTCAACCCGTTTGCTGCCGCTGCCACCAACTTATTCAACGACCTGCTGGACAAGATCCCCT TGCCTCGATGGGCGAGCTACACCATCTTTGTGGGCGGAGGTCTGCTGATTCTGATCTGCTGTCTGTGTATCTGCATCAAGTGCTGCAAGAGAGgtaagaagaagaagcagcagaagaagaaggatgagaAGATCAATCTGAACGGAGTGAATGGAAAAACCACCACAGCTCTG GTTCAGCCTGATGTGGTGGATGTGGGTTACGGCTCGACCAAACAGCAGAGGGGAAGGCTGCTGTACTCCCTGGACTACAATGCCGCTCAGTCTGAG CTCACAGTCGGGATCAAACAAGCCGACGGCCTGAAGGCCATGGACCTGGGAGGAAGCTCGGACCCATACGTCAAAGTCTACATCTGCCCCGACAAGTCCAGAACCTGTGAGACCAAAGTGTTCAGACACACGCTGAACCCCATCTTCAACGAACAATTCAACTTCCCG ATATCCAAGTCCTCCCTCCTGAAGTCGACGGTGGTGATGCAGGTGTTTGACTTCAACAGATTCtccaaacacaacatcatcGGCGAGCTCAGGGTGCTGCTTTGCAACGTCGACTGGAACCACGTCATGGAGGAGTGGAAGGACCTCGCCGAACCCGCCAAGTTTgag GAGGAAATCCTGGGAGAGATCTGCTTCTCTCTGCGTTATGTCCCCACCGCCGGCAAACTGACCGTGGTGATCCTGGAGGCCAAAAACCTGAAGAGCATGGATGTCGGAGGAAGTTCAG ATCCGTATGTGAAGGTGCAGCTGGCTCTGGACAAGAGGAagtggaagaaaaggaagacGTCTATTAAAAAGAAGACTCTGAACCCGTATTACAACGAGTCCTTCACCTTCGACGTCTCGTTTGAACAAATCCAG AGGGTGCACCTGGTGATCTCGGTGTGGGACCACGATGCCATGACCCGAAACGACGCCATGGGGAAGATCTTCCTGGGCTGCGACGCCTCGGGGAACCAGCTGAGGCACTGGGCCGACATGTTGTCGTTCCCGCGGCGGCCGGTCGCTCAGTGGCACAACCTGCTGTCGGCCGAGCAGGTCAACTCCACCCTAACGTTGAAGAAGAAGATACCCCTCGCCAGCAAAATGACCTTCTGA